One part of the Cottoperca gobio chromosome 14, fCotGob3.1, whole genome shotgun sequence genome encodes these proteins:
- the mtmr4 gene encoding myotubularin-related protein 4 isoform X2 has product MSFTGRVSCSMLNCFGEEGPPSLEYIKAKDLFPQKELVKEDESLQVPFAVLQGEGVEYLGCADEAVIAISNYRLHIKFKDSVINVPLRLIDSVESRDMFQLHIICKDSKVVRCHFATFKLCQEWVKRLNRAIAHPSRLEDLFALAYHAWCLGGNADDEDQHVHLCRPGDNVRQRMEMEVKRMGFDTQNVWRVSDINCNFKLCSSYPQKLLVPIWITDKELESVGSFRSWKRIPVVVYRHQKNGAVISRCSQPEISWWGWRNTDDEYLVTSIAKACQMDTGAKGTCGAPACRQRGEAPDSSDSDFDSSLTGGSGCDENTVPQKLLILDARSYTAAVANRAKGGGCECEEYYPNCEVMFMGMANIHAIRNSFQALRTVCSQIPDPGNWLSALESTRWLQHLSVMLKAATLVCSAVEREGRPVLVHCSDGWDRTPQIVALSKILLDPYYRTLEGFQVLVETEWLDYGHKFGDRCGHQENADDVSEQCPVFLQWLDCVHQLLKQFPCLFEFNEAFLVKLVQHTYSCLYGTFLCNNAREREAKNIYKRTCSVWSLLRNGNKNFQNFLYIPSHDMVLQPVCHTRALQLWTAVYLPTSSPCTAVDDSMELYLPPSVTGDELTSRSLDRLPKTRSMDNLLSAFENGVPLTRTSSDPNLNKHCQEGRSAPEPSPDLEDTSADISDEVTSDTDLESRDGEPLLQSPAKTSEGVPAEERCEDAVEEPCLTTQPLPSLPLPPVPLIEYLPPAHTPFLAPVLQQALPQITNPPLLPPPLEPESPCRTAENTTSPTHKSEPCLTLPCNGLEPAATAPTWLFNGHGDSQENGLSESADLLALKQLTPLLPMEDSTETLTGEGELPPAESQDLTQNPFNDEELPEKLPEKQPEKQPQEQPQEQPQEQPEKKFQKQPEEQLQKQPEEQLQKQPKEQLQKQPEEQLQKQPEEQLQKQPKEQLQKQPEEQLQKQPEEQPEEQLQKQPQEQLQKQPEEQPEEQPEKEKEDLRTDEVKGREPVLTVAVAPVDCAQVAARHLISQSQLTDLSLLGSHWESVQGLVQSACNSATHSGVSRALQHNAYQSRRLASKLLRSQGFAIPNGSQCCRREALCYPSSPLQAGWLSAARGAGYSGLCAPAAAAPTAINSYSMAGHQLLPVSYSSPSASSSPPPPQAPAYLDDDGLPVPMDAVQQRLRQIEAGYKQEVEVLRQQVRQLQMRLESKQYSTPPSEPDIDYEDDITCLRESDNSNEEDSLSTHSEDRLSEGSWDRVESKDTEVTRWVPDHMASHCFNCDCEFWIAKRRHHCRNCGNVFCKDCCHLKLPIPDQQLYDPVLVCIICHDLLLESRTREIRSQQLKKAIATASS; this is encoded by the exons GGTGAAGAAGGGCCTCCCAGTCTGGAGTACATCAAGGCCAAGGACCTGTTCCCCCAGAAAGAGCTGGTGAAGGAGGATGAAAGCCTTCAG GTGCCATTCGCCGTTCTTCAGGGGGAAGGGGTGGAATATCTTGGCTGTGCTGACGAAGCCGTCATTGCCATTTCTAACTACAGACTCCACATCAAGTTCAAGGACTCTGTCATCAAC GTGCCGCTCAGGCTGATAGACAGTGTGGAGAGCAGAGATATGTTCCAGCtgcacatcatctgcaaagactCCAAAGTTGTAAG ATGCCACTTTGCAACGTTCAAGCTCTGCCAGGAGTGGGTGAAGCGTCTGAACCGGGCCATTGCTCACCCGTCCCGGCTCGAGGACCTGTTCGCCTTGGCCTATCATGCCTGGTGTCTGGGAGGCAACGCTGATGATGAAGACCAGCACGTCCATCTCTGTCGCCCAg gtgatAACGTGCGCCAGAGAATGGAAATGGAGGTCAAGAGGATGGGCTTTGACACGCAGAACGTCTGGAGAGTGTCAGACATAAACTGCAACTTCAA GCTGTGCTCCAGCTACCCACAGAAGCTTCTGGTTCCAATATGGATCACAGACAAGGAGCTGGAGAGTGTGGGTTCGTTCAGATCCTGGAAGAGGATCCCTGTGGTGGTCTACAG GCACCAGAAGAACGGGGCGGTGATCTCCCGTTGCAGCCAGCCTGAGATCAGCTGGTGGGGCTGGAGAAACACGGATGATGAGTACTTGGTGACATCCATCGCCAAGGCGTGTCAGATGGACACCGGAGCCAAGGGTACCTGCGGAGCTCCAGCCTGCCGACAACGCGGTGAAGCTCCCGACTCCTCCGATAGTGATTTCG aCTCTTCTCTGACGGGCGGCTCGGGCTGCGATGAGAACACTGTGCCACAGAAGCTGTTGATTCTGGACGCTCGCTCATACACTGCCGCAGTGGCCAACAGAGCCAAGGGCGGAGGCTGCGAATGTGAAG aGTACTACCCCAACTGCGAGGTGATGTTCATGGGAATGGCCAACATCCACGCCATCCGGAACAGCTTCCAGGCTCTGAGGACCGTCTGCAGTCAGATCCCCGATCCAGGAAA CTGGCTTTCGGCACTTGAGAGCACCCGTTGGTTGCAGCACCTGTCCGTCATGCTGAAGGCAGCCACTCTGGTGTGTTCGGCGGTGGAGAGGGAGGGCCGTCCGGTCCTGGTGCACTGTTCGGACGGGTGGGACCGCACACCACAGATTGTAGCCCTCTCCAAGATCCTCCTGGACCCCTACTACAGGACGTTAGAG GGTTTCCAGGTGCTTGTGGAGACTGAGTGGCTGGACTACGGTCATAAGTTTGGGGACCGCTGCGGTCACCAGGAGAACGCTGACGACGTGAGCGAGCAGTGTCCCGTCTTCCTGCAGTGGCTggactgtgttcaccagctgctCAAACAGTTCCCCTGCCTGTTTGAGTTCAACGAGGCCTTCCTG GTCAAGTTGGTGCAGCACACGTACTCGTGTCTTTACGGCACCTTCCTGTGCAACAACGCTCGCGAGAGGGAGGCGAAGAACATCTACAAACGCACCTGCTCCGTGTGGTCCCTGCTTCGCAATGGAAACAAGAACTTCCAGAACTTCCTCTACATCCCCAGTCATGATATG GTGCTGCAGCCAGTCTGCCACACACGAGCATTACAGCTGTGGACAGCCGTCTACCTGcccacctcctccccctgcaCCGCTGTGGACGATTCTATGGAGCTCTACCTCCCCCCGAGTGTCACCGGAGACGAACTCACCTCCCGTTCCCTGGACAG ACTTCCCAAGACCCGCTCCATGGACAACCTGCTGTCAGCTTTTGAGAACGGGGTGCCCCTGACTCGCACTTCCAGCGACCCAAATCTCAATAAGCACTGCCAGGAGGGTCGCTCTGCCCCGGAGCCCTCACCAGACCTGGAGGACACCTCTGCAGACATCTCTGATGAGGTCACATCTGACACTGATCTGGAGAGCAGAGACGGGGAACCTTTACTTCAGAGTCCTGCCAAGACCTCAGAGGGTGTCCCGGCTGAAGAGCGCTGTGAGGACGCAGTGGAGGAGCCCTGTCTCACCACGCAGCCCCTGCCCTCTCTGCCCCTTCCCCCCGTCCCTCTCATTGAGTACCTCCCGCCCGCTCACACTCCCTTTCTCGCTCCTGTTCTCCAACAGGCTTTGCCTCAGATCACTAACCCTCCACTCCTGCCACCTCCGCTGGAGCCTGAGAGCCCCTGTAGGACTGCTGAGAACACCACGTCACCCACTCATAAGTCAGAGCCGTGCTTAACTCTCCCCTGCAACGGCTTGGAGCCTGCAGCCACCGCACCCACCTGGCTGTTTAACGGCCACGGTGACAGCCAAGAAAACGGCCTCTCAGAATCTGCAGACCTGCTGGCTCTGAAGCAGCTAACACCACTCCTTCCCATGGAGGACTCCACAGAGACTCTCACAGGTGAGGGAGAGCTGCCTCCCGCAGAGAGCCAGGATCTTACCCAGAATCCTTTTAATGACGAGGAGCTGCCTGAGAAGCTGCCTGAGAAGCAGCCTGAGAAGCAACCTCAGGAGCAACCTCAGGAGCAACCTCAGGAGCAACCCGAGAAGAAATTTCAGAAGCAACCTGAGGAGCAACTTCAGAAGCAACCTGAGGAGCAACTTCAGAAGCAACCCAAGGAGCAACTTCAGAAGCAACCTGAGGAGCAACTTCAGAAGCAACCTGAGGAGCAACTTCAGAAGCAACCCAAGGAGCAACTTCAGAAGCAACCCGAGGAGCAACTTCAGAAGCAACCCGAGGAGCAACCCGAGGAGCAACTTCAGAAGCAACCCCAGGAACAACTTCAGAAGCAACCCGAGGAGCAACCTGAGGAGCAGCctgagaaggagaaagaggactTGAGGACCGATGAGGTGAAAGGAAGAGAGCCCGTGTTAACGGTTGCAGTAGCTCCTGTGGACTGTGCCCAGGTAGCAGCTCGCCACCTGATCTCTCAGAGCCAGCTCACGGACCTGTCTCTGCTCGGCTCCCATTGGGAGAGCGTCCAGGGTCTGGTCCAGTCCGCCTGCAATAGCGCCACTCACTCTGGCGTCAGCCGCGCCTTGCAGCACAATGCTTACCAGAGCCGCCGGCTCGCCAGCAAGCTGCTCCGCTCCCAGGGTTTCGCCATCCCCAACGGGTCCCAGTGCTGCCGCAGAGAGGCTCTTTGTTATCCCAGCAGCCCCCTGCAGGCTGGATGGCTATCTGCTGCAAGGGGTGCAGGTTACAGCGGCCTTTGTGCGCCTGCTGCCGCCGCCCCCACCGCCATCAACAGCTACTCCATGGCAGGCCATCAACTCCTGCCCGTGTCATACTCCTCGCCCTCCGCTTCCAGCTCCCCGCCCCCACCCCAGGCCCCAGCTTACCTGGATGATGACGGGCTGCCAGTGCCTATGGACGCTGTGCAGCAGAGGCTGCGGCAGATCGAGGCCGGCTACAAGCAGGAGGTAGAGGTGCTGAGGCAGCAGGTGCGACAGCTGCAGATGAGGCTGGAGAGTAAACAGTACAGCACCCCTCCCTCGGAGCCAGACATCGACTACGAGGACGACATT ACGTGTCTGCGGGAGTCAGACAACAGTAACGAGGAGGACTCTCTGTCCACCCACAGCGAGGACCGTCTGTCTGAGGGCAGCTGGGATCGAGTGGAGAGCAAGGACACAGAG gtcacGAGGTGGGTGCCCGACCACATGGCCTCCCATTGTTTCAACTGTGACTGCGAGTTCTGGATAGCTAAGAGACGTCACCACTGCAG GAACTGTGGCAATGTGTTCTGTAAAGACTGTTGTCATCTGAAGCTGCCAATCCCAGACCAGCAGCTGTATGACCCGGTGTTGGTCTGCATCATCTGCCACGACCTGCTCCTGGAGTCCCGCACCCGCGAGATCCGCAGCCAGCAGCTCAAGAAGGCCATCGCCACAGCCTCCAGCTGA